A window from Sus scrofa isolate TJ Tabasco breed Duroc chromosome 2, Sscrofa11.1, whole genome shotgun sequence encodes these proteins:
- the PTGER1 gene encoding prostaglandin E2 receptor EP1 subtype isoform X1, with amino-acid sequence MGQLESSGVALGRGSIEERHWVKWVLIFGDGSSGWSQANGGTSPSRPLLSPAPPPAPDMSPCGPLNLSLAGEATTCTAPRAPNASVGPVSGLAGASPALPIFSMTLGALSNVLALALLAQAAGRLRRRRSAATFLLFVASLLATDLAGHVIPGALVLRLYTAGRSPAGGACHFLGGCMVFFGLCPLLLGCGMAVERCVGVTKPLLHAARVSVARARLALAALAAVALAVALLPLARVGRYELQYPGTWCFISLGPAGGWRQALLAGLFAGLGLASLLAALVCNTLSGLALLRARWRRRSQRCSLASGPDSRRHWGGRGPRSASASSASSVASASTAPGGSLGRGSGRRARAHDVEMVGQLVGIMVVSCICWSPLLVLVVLAIAGWGSSSLQRLLFLAVRLASWNQILDPWVYILLRQAVLRQLLRLLPSRAGAKGSPAVLGLTRSAWEANSLRSSRHSGLSHF; translated from the exons ATGGGGCAGCTAGAGTCATCCGGAGTTGCCCTGGGTAGAGGGTCCATAGAAGAACGCCACTGGGTCAAATGGGTCCTGATATTCGGAGATGGGTCCTCTGGCTGGTCCCAGGCCAACGGAGGGACCTCACCTTCCcgtcctctcctctccccagccccacccccggcACCTGACATGAGCCCTTGCGGGCCCCTCAACCTGAGCCTGGCGGGCGAGGCGACCACGTGCACGGCACCCAGGGCTCCCAACGCGTCCGTCGGACCGGTGTCGGGCCTGGCAGGCGCATCGCCCGCGCTGCCCATCTTCTCCATGACGCTGGGCGCCCTGTCCAACGTGCTGGCGCTGGCGCTGCTGGCGCAGGCCGCGGGTCGTCTGCGGCGCCGTCGCTCGGCAGCCACCTTCCTGCTATTCGTCGCCAGCCTGTTGGCCACCGACTTGGCGGGCCACGTGATTCCGGGTGCGCTGGTGCTACGCCTGTATACCGCGGGGCGTTCGCCGGCCGGCGGCGCCTGCCACTTCCTGGGCGGCTGCATGGTCTTCTTTGGCCTGTGCCCGCTGCTGCTGGGCTGCGGCATGGCCGTGGAGCGCTGCGTGGGCGTCACGAAGCCACTGCTGCACGCAGCCCGTGTCTCGGTGGCCCGCGCGCGCCTGGCTCTGGCCGCGCTGGCCGCCGTGGCCTTGGCCGTGGCGCTGCTGCCGCTGGCGCGCGTGGGCCGCTACGAGCTGCAGTACCCAGGCACGTGGTGCTTCATCAGTCTGGGCCCGGCAGGAGGCTGGCGCCAGGCCTTGCTCGCCGGCCTCTTCGCCGGCCTCGGCTTGGCCTCGCTGCTCGCCGCGCTCGTGTGCAACACGCTCAGCGGCCTGGCCCTGCTGCGTGCCCGCTGGCGCCGCCGCTCTCAACGGTGCTCCCTGGCTTCCGGCCCCGACAGCCGAAGACACTGGGGAGGGCGCGGACCTCGCTCGGCCTCCGCCTCGTCCGCCTCGTCCGTCGCTTCGGCCTCCACCGCCCCTGGCGGCTCCCTGGGCCGTGGCTCAGGGCGCAGAGCCCGCGCCCACGACGTGGAGATGGTGGGCCAGCTCGTGGGCATCATGGTGGTGTCTTGCATCTGCTGGAGCCCCCTGCTG GTGTTGGTGGTGCTGGCCATTGCAGGCTGGGGCTCCAGCTCCCTGCAGCGGCTGCTGTTTTTGGCCGTGCGTCTCGCCTCGTGGAACCAGATTCTGGACCCCTGGGTGTACATCCTGCTGCGCCAGGCCGTGCTTCGCCAACTGCTTCGCCTTCTGCCCTCACGGGCCGGCGCTAAGGGCAGCCCTGCGGTGCTGGGCCTCACCAGGAGCGCCTGGGAGGCCAACTCGCTGCGCAGCTCTCGGCACAGTGGCCTCAGTCACTTCTAG
- the PTGER1 gene encoding prostaglandin E2 receptor EP1 subtype isoform X3 yields MSPCGPLNLSLAGEATTCTAPRAPNASVGPVSGLAGASPALPIFSMTLGALSNVLALALLAQAAGRLRRRRSAATFLLFVASLLATDLAGHVIPGALVLRLYTAGRSPAGGACHFLGGCMVFFGLCPLLLGCGMAVERCVGVTKPLLHAARVSVARARLALAALAAVALAVALLPLARVGRYELQYPGTWCFISLGPAGGWRQALLAGLFAGLGLASLLAALVCNTLSGLALLRARWRRRSQRCSLASGPDSRRHWGGRGPRSASASSASSVASASTAPGGSLGRGSGRRARAHDVEMVGQLVGIMVVSCICWSPLLVLVVLAIAGWGSSSLQRLLFLAVRLASWNQILDPWVYILLRQAVLRQLLRLLPSRAGAKGSPAVLGLTRSAWEANSLRSSRHSGLSHF; encoded by the exons ATGAGCCCTTGCGGGCCCCTCAACCTGAGCCTGGCGGGCGAGGCGACCACGTGCACGGCACCCAGGGCTCCCAACGCGTCCGTCGGACCGGTGTCGGGCCTGGCAGGCGCATCGCCCGCGCTGCCCATCTTCTCCATGACGCTGGGCGCCCTGTCCAACGTGCTGGCGCTGGCGCTGCTGGCGCAGGCCGCGGGTCGTCTGCGGCGCCGTCGCTCGGCAGCCACCTTCCTGCTATTCGTCGCCAGCCTGTTGGCCACCGACTTGGCGGGCCACGTGATTCCGGGTGCGCTGGTGCTACGCCTGTATACCGCGGGGCGTTCGCCGGCCGGCGGCGCCTGCCACTTCCTGGGCGGCTGCATGGTCTTCTTTGGCCTGTGCCCGCTGCTGCTGGGCTGCGGCATGGCCGTGGAGCGCTGCGTGGGCGTCACGAAGCCACTGCTGCACGCAGCCCGTGTCTCGGTGGCCCGCGCGCGCCTGGCTCTGGCCGCGCTGGCCGCCGTGGCCTTGGCCGTGGCGCTGCTGCCGCTGGCGCGCGTGGGCCGCTACGAGCTGCAGTACCCAGGCACGTGGTGCTTCATCAGTCTGGGCCCGGCAGGAGGCTGGCGCCAGGCCTTGCTCGCCGGCCTCTTCGCCGGCCTCGGCTTGGCCTCGCTGCTCGCCGCGCTCGTGTGCAACACGCTCAGCGGCCTGGCCCTGCTGCGTGCCCGCTGGCGCCGCCGCTCTCAACGGTGCTCCCTGGCTTCCGGCCCCGACAGCCGAAGACACTGGGGAGGGCGCGGACCTCGCTCGGCCTCCGCCTCGTCCGCCTCGTCCGTCGCTTCGGCCTCCACCGCCCCTGGCGGCTCCCTGGGCCGTGGCTCAGGGCGCAGAGCCCGCGCCCACGACGTGGAGATGGTGGGCCAGCTCGTGGGCATCATGGTGGTGTCTTGCATCTGCTGGAGCCCCCTGCTG GTGTTGGTGGTGCTGGCCATTGCAGGCTGGGGCTCCAGCTCCCTGCAGCGGCTGCTGTTTTTGGCCGTGCGTCTCGCCTCGTGGAACCAGATTCTGGACCCCTGGGTGTACATCCTGCTGCGCCAGGCCGTGCTTCGCCAACTGCTTCGCCTTCTGCCCTCACGGGCCGGCGCTAAGGGCAGCCCTGCGGTGCTGGGCCTCACCAGGAGCGCCTGGGAGGCCAACTCGCTGCGCAGCTCTCGGCACAGTGGCCTCAGTCACTTCTAG
- the PTGER1 gene encoding prostaglandin E2 receptor EP1 subtype isoform X2, which yields MSPCGPLNLSLAGEATTCTAPRAPNASVGPVSGLAGASPALPIFSMTLGALSNVLALALLAQAAGRLRRRRSAATFLLFVASLLATDLAGHVIPGALVLRLYTAGRSPAGGACHFLGGCMVFFGLCPLLLGCGMAVERCVGVTKPLLHAARVSVARARLALAALAAVALAVALLPLARVGRYELQYPGTWCFISLGPAGGWRQALLAGLFAGLGLASLLAALVCNTLSGLALLRARWRRRSQRCSLASGPDSRRHWGGRGPRSASASSASSVASASTAPGGSLGRGSGRRARAHDVEMVGQLVGIMVVSCICWSPLLVRGAHAPLTLLLPATSVAPPTPFNPRTPESFLPDPARAPPPRGPTPDLALSWGFFIVHPDPGKPPLQSHPSRCLHSLATSTIIPFSPIQSSVIWDTWDFFLA from the coding sequence ATGAGCCCTTGCGGGCCCCTCAACCTGAGCCTGGCGGGCGAGGCGACCACGTGCACGGCACCCAGGGCTCCCAACGCGTCCGTCGGACCGGTGTCGGGCCTGGCAGGCGCATCGCCCGCGCTGCCCATCTTCTCCATGACGCTGGGCGCCCTGTCCAACGTGCTGGCGCTGGCGCTGCTGGCGCAGGCCGCGGGTCGTCTGCGGCGCCGTCGCTCGGCAGCCACCTTCCTGCTATTCGTCGCCAGCCTGTTGGCCACCGACTTGGCGGGCCACGTGATTCCGGGTGCGCTGGTGCTACGCCTGTATACCGCGGGGCGTTCGCCGGCCGGCGGCGCCTGCCACTTCCTGGGCGGCTGCATGGTCTTCTTTGGCCTGTGCCCGCTGCTGCTGGGCTGCGGCATGGCCGTGGAGCGCTGCGTGGGCGTCACGAAGCCACTGCTGCACGCAGCCCGTGTCTCGGTGGCCCGCGCGCGCCTGGCTCTGGCCGCGCTGGCCGCCGTGGCCTTGGCCGTGGCGCTGCTGCCGCTGGCGCGCGTGGGCCGCTACGAGCTGCAGTACCCAGGCACGTGGTGCTTCATCAGTCTGGGCCCGGCAGGAGGCTGGCGCCAGGCCTTGCTCGCCGGCCTCTTCGCCGGCCTCGGCTTGGCCTCGCTGCTCGCCGCGCTCGTGTGCAACACGCTCAGCGGCCTGGCCCTGCTGCGTGCCCGCTGGCGCCGCCGCTCTCAACGGTGCTCCCTGGCTTCCGGCCCCGACAGCCGAAGACACTGGGGAGGGCGCGGACCTCGCTCGGCCTCCGCCTCGTCCGCCTCGTCCGTCGCTTCGGCCTCCACCGCCCCTGGCGGCTCCCTGGGCCGTGGCTCAGGGCGCAGAGCCCGCGCCCACGACGTGGAGATGGTGGGCCAGCTCGTGGGCATCATGGTGGTGTCTTGCATCTGCTGGAGCCCCCTGCTGGTGAGGGGCGCACACGCCCCTCTAACCCTGCTCCTTCCTGCTACCTCCGTGGCCCCTCCTACCCCTTTCAATCCCCGGACACCGGAGTCCTTTCTCCCAGACCCAGCCAGGGCTCCGCCCCCTAGAGGCCCTACCCCTGATCTTGCTCTTTCGTGGGGTTTCTTTATAGTTCACCCTGATCCAGGCAAGCCTCCCCTCCAATCTCACCCCTCTAGGTGCCTTCATTCCCTAGCCACTTCCACCatcattcccttttctcccattcaatCTTCTGTCATTTGGGATACCTGGGACTTCTTTCTGGCCTGA